A window from Caulobacter sp. X encodes these proteins:
- a CDS encoding GNAT family N-acetyltransferase, with translation MSSAVVIRPSTDADLPAITAIYGWNVLNGFGTFEEVPPDQAEMTRRREGFLARGMPYLVAELDGKVVGYAYAGPFRLRAAYRYTVEDSIYVSPDAVGNGVGRALLGALIDACEALGLRQMCAVIGDSGNAASIGLHAALGFEKKGVFPDMGHKFGRWLDLVWMQRPLNGGGATPPDTPGMSLSGV, from the coding sequence GTGAGTTCGGCAGTCGTTATCCGTCCGTCCACGGACGCCGACCTTCCCGCGATCACCGCGATCTACGGCTGGAACGTCCTGAACGGCTTCGGGACGTTCGAGGAGGTTCCGCCCGACCAGGCGGAGATGACCCGTCGGCGCGAGGGCTTCCTCGCGCGCGGCATGCCCTATCTGGTCGCCGAGTTGGACGGCAAGGTCGTGGGCTACGCCTATGCCGGCCCGTTCCGGCTGCGGGCGGCTTATCGCTATACGGTCGAGGACAGCATTTATGTCTCGCCCGATGCTGTTGGGAACGGCGTGGGACGGGCGCTGCTCGGCGCCCTGATCGACGCCTGCGAAGCGCTAGGCCTGCGACAAATGTGCGCAGTCATCGGGGATAGCGGCAACGCGGCCTCAATCGGCCTGCACGCCGCGCTCGGCTTTGAAAAGAAGGGCGTTTTCCCGGATATGGGCCACAAGTTCGGCCGTTGGCTGGACCTGGTCTGGATGCAGCGTCCCCTAAATGGGGGCGGCGCGACCCCGCCAGACACGCCCGGCATGTCGCTGAGCGGCGTTTGA
- a CDS encoding MucR family transcriptional regulator: protein MEDKATLIELTAEIVANYVANNSTPVSDLPALIRATHDALAGIGAPPAPTVETVTKATPAQIRKSITPEALISFEDGKPYKTLKRHLTTHGMTVAEYKAKRGLPNDYPTTAPAYSEARSKMAKALGLGQGGRKGKAPRSRKS, encoded by the coding sequence GTGGAAGATAAAGCGACCCTCATCGAGCTAACGGCGGAAATCGTGGCTAATTATGTTGCGAATAATTCGACGCCGGTGTCGGACCTTCCGGCCTTGATCCGCGCGACGCACGACGCCCTGGCCGGTATTGGCGCGCCGCCGGCTCCCACCGTGGAGACCGTGACCAAGGCGACGCCGGCTCAGATCCGCAAAAGCATTACGCCTGAGGCGCTGATCAGCTTCGAGGACGGCAAGCCGTACAAGACGCTGAAGCGCCACCTCACGACCCACGGCATGACCGTGGCCGAGTACAAGGCTAAACGGGGTCTGCCGAACGACTATCCGACGACCGCTCCGGCCTACAGTGAAGCGCGGTCCAAGATGGCCAAGGCCCTGGGCCTGGGGCAGGGCGGTCGAAAGGGCAAGGCTCCGCGTTCGCGCAAGTCTTGA
- a CDS encoding ATP-binding protein: MQVKDTGSDRRAEVALTRAYVPIVRGYLIASSVYYALISLSHPFYEKGFAFWLLEGLSVAACLYGFGAWRALKGERIVGPSLEAVALGMNTLFLSNVLAYQILHFEPMKLVYFVLMGLVFATSAPSRRVALVSVSAAVIGLAWMAQKAPGDTINNYAFIGLAGAFAAFGMSSLMRGVVHREVRARLASEALNVELQRELTENRRLKTEAQALALTAETANRAKTEFLATMSHEIRTPLNGVLGMAQIMAASDLSPDQRRRLDTITASGQSLLGVINAILDISKIEAGKMEINPAPFDLSAHLDALRQLYGGLARDKGLDFNLEITADAQGWRLGDADRLRQVMSNLISNAVKFTDAGKVQVLVDGDDETIVARVTDSGVGIPEAERGRLFTKFAQLDSSSTRRAGGSGLGLAICKTLSELMGGSIVYSTAEGGGACFTVTLPMPRVKPADGQDPHQGINGPDANSDTPKILVVDDNQTNRAVLLTLLGHLGVAAQFAVDGRDALAMWERAHWDAILMDIHMPVMDGVQASQTIRAREGATGRPRTPIIAVTASVLTHERTLYAEAGMDGIVAKPVEIPRLVEALGKALSIDPVVDHADTRGVA, encoded by the coding sequence TTGCAGGTCAAGGACACCGGTTCAGATCGGCGGGCGGAAGTCGCGCTCACGCGCGCCTATGTTCCGATCGTGCGCGGCTACCTGATCGCCAGCTCTGTTTACTATGCGCTGATCAGCCTTTCTCACCCCTTCTACGAGAAGGGTTTTGCGTTTTGGCTTCTGGAGGGCCTGTCGGTCGCCGCCTGCCTTTACGGTTTCGGCGCCTGGCGCGCGCTGAAGGGGGAACGGATTGTCGGCCCGAGCCTGGAGGCCGTGGCTCTGGGCATGAACACCCTGTTCCTGTCGAACGTCCTCGCCTACCAGATCCTGCACTTCGAGCCGATGAAGCTCGTCTATTTCGTGCTGATGGGCTTGGTCTTCGCCACCTCGGCCCCCTCGCGCCGCGTGGCGCTGGTCAGCGTCAGCGCCGCCGTGATCGGGCTGGCTTGGATGGCCCAGAAGGCGCCGGGCGACACGATCAACAACTACGCCTTCATTGGCCTGGCCGGGGCGTTCGCGGCCTTTGGCATGTCCAGCCTGATGCGCGGCGTCGTCCACCGTGAGGTGCGGGCGCGTCTCGCCAGCGAGGCCCTCAATGTCGAGCTGCAGCGCGAGTTGACCGAGAACCGTCGCCTGAAGACCGAAGCCCAGGCCCTGGCCCTCACCGCCGAGACCGCCAACCGCGCCAAGACCGAATTCCTGGCGACCATGAGCCACGAGATCCGCACGCCCCTGAACGGCGTGCTGGGCATGGCGCAGATCATGGCGGCAAGCGACCTCAGTCCCGACCAGCGCCGCCGCCTCGACACCATCACCGCCTCGGGCCAGTCGCTGCTGGGCGTGATCAACGCCATCCTGGACATCTCGAAGATCGAGGCGGGCAAGATGGAGATCAACCCCGCCCCGTTTGACCTCTCCGCCCACCTGGACGCCCTGCGCCAGCTCTACGGCGGCCTGGCGCGCGACAAGGGCCTCGACTTCAATCTAGAGATCACGGCGGACGCGCAGGGCTGGCGCCTGGGCGACGCCGACCGTTTGCGACAGGTGATGTCGAACCTGATCTCGAACGCCGTGAAATTCACCGACGCCGGCAAGGTTCAGGTGTTGGTCGATGGCGATGACGAGACCATCGTCGCGCGCGTGACGGACAGCGGCGTCGGCATACCGGAGGCCGAGCGCGGTCGCCTGTTCACGAAATTCGCCCAGCTCGACAGCTCCAGCACCCGTCGCGCTGGCGGCTCGGGTCTGGGTCTGGCGATCTGCAAGACGCTGAGCGAGCTGATGGGCGGCTCGATTGTCTATTCGACCGCCGAAGGGGGCGGCGCCTGCTTCACGGTCACCCTGCCAATGCCGCGTGTAAAGCCGGCGGACGGGCAAGACCCTCATCAGGGCATCAACGGACCAGATGCGAACTCGGACACGCCCAAGATTCTCGTCGTGGACGACAACCAGACCAATCGCGCCGTGCTGCTGACCCTGCTGGGCCACCTGGGGGTCGCCGCGCAGTTCGCCGTCGACGGTCGCGACGCCCTCGCCATGTGGGAACGCGCCCACTGGGACGCGATCTTGATGGACATCCACATGCCGGTCATGGACGGCGTGCAGGCCAGCCAGACGATCCGCGCGCGCGAGGGCGCCACGGGACGCCCCCGCACGCCGATCATCGCCGTCACCGCCAGCGTCCTGACCCACGAACGGACCCTCTACGCCGAGGCGGGGATGGACGGCATCGTCGCCAAGCCCGTGGAGATTCCGCGCCTCGTCGAAGCCCTGGGCAAGGCCCTGTCGATCGATCCCGTGGTCGATCACGCCGACACGCGCGGCGTCGCCTGA